AGCGGGGTCACCGCCGACTACGTCCTCGCCCTCGCCGCGGCTAAGGGCTTTAGGGTCCCCGTCTTTGTCCACAAGAGCGAAGGCCTGCCTCCCTGGGTCACGAGAGACCACCTCGTCATAGCGATTAGCTACTCAGGCAACACATACGAGACTCTCTCATGCGCCAGGGAGGCCAGGTCCAGAGGCGCCTTGGTGGGCTCTGTGACGAGCGGCGGCAAGCTGGGCCAGTGGGCAAAAGAGAACGGGCTTCCGCTGGCCCTCATAGAGCCCAACTACTACCCCAGGACGGCCCTTGGGATGCTGATAGGCGCTACCCTTGGCCTGCTTAAGGCCTCAGGGGTTGACCTGGTAAGTGATGATGAGGTAAGGGCAGCAGCCGATGCCCTCAGGTCGACCTCGGCTGAGGAGGGCCTTGTTATAGCTAACGCCATCGGGGACAGGGATGTCTACATAATAGCTGGCTGCGGCCCCTTTGAGATAATTGCCCATAGGTGGAGGCAGGAGCTCAGCGAGAACGCGAAGGTCATAGCTAAGACGGAGTTCTACCCGGAGTCCGCTCACAACGACTTAGTGGCGTGGCAGGTACAACATAAACTAAGGAAGGGCTTCGTCCTAATAGAGGGGGGTGGCAGGCTCTGCTCAGTTATAACTGACATGCTAAGGGGGGTCTACGAGGGCCAAGGCGACGTCACTGTTAGGGTTACCCCAAGGGGCGAGGGGCTGCTCGCCCAGCTGCTGCAGGGCTCCCTGCTAGGCGGCTACGTCTCTGTCTACCTGGCCCAGCTAAGGGGCGTTGACCCCAGGACAACTGAGATAACGGGCAAGTACAAGCACGCCCTCGAGGAGGCCGGGCTCGGCTGATCACGACATCTTTAAAACTTGTCCTCTCTCTGATCATGGGGGAGGCCAGGAACTGATGGGCCTCAATAGCGAGGGGAGGCTAGGAGCCTATGAACCTAAAGGGGTAATACAGGATTCAATACACGGCTTCATCCCAATAAATGACGCTGAGTACTGGCTTCTTCAGACACCCTTCCTGAGAAGATTACACGGGGTTAAGCAGCTGGGCATGGCCTTCCTCGTCTTTCCCTCGGCCCGCCACAGCAGACTCGAGCACTCGCTTGGCGTCATGCACCTGGCCTCCATGATAGCCGCCAAGGTCGCCAGCGTCGCCAAGAGGGACCAAAGGGTCTGTGACGCGTTAGCCTCGGACTGCGACAGGCTCGCTGAAAGCCTAATTCAGGTCGCTAGGCTGGCAGGCCTACTACATGACATAGGGCACCTGGCGTACAGCCACATGACCGAGGAGGCCGTGAAGGACCTCGCGCTGTTCGCGGAGGGAAGAGGATCAAGGGCCCTCTTTGAGGAGCTCACTAATTTGTCTGGGGGCAACCTCAAGGTCCATGAGGCCTATGCCCAGGTCTTCATAGACCGCCTTCTGAGGCTGGCCTCCGAGGACCCGCGGGCGGGGAAGCTCAAAGACCTTGAGGGCTACCTTATGGCCGCGAAGCTCTCACTCACAGGTAGCTCGACGAGGTCCGGGCTACGGGTCCTTGAGGACCTTGGCCTGAGCGAGGGCAGCGTCAAGGTAATACATGACATTATAAGTAATGAGATAGCGGACGCTGACAGGCTCGACTACCTTCAGCGGGATGCTCAGGCAACAGGCATAGTCTATGGCAACATAGATATTGCGAGGCTGATCCACGGCATAACGTTAACAATAGACCCTGATGGAAGGCCCCTCCTGGGACTTGATATCAAGAGCCTTCAGACGCTGGAGGACATATTTGACGCCAGGTATAAGATGTATAGGTCCGTTTACTTCCACCACAAGGTCCTGGCGTTCTCCAAGGCCATAACGATGTTTATGAAGGCCCTATCCCAAGAGTGGGAGCCAGGCCTGTTCCCCCTTTACGGCAATGACTCCCTCCCTTCACTCTTACTTCCATCAAGGCTGGCCGAGGCCATCATGAACGACGCCTATTACTTTGACGACTCTGAGCTAGACTACATGGTCAAGGTCTACGCGGCCCGCGGTCAGCTGGCCAGGAGATGGGCCCTAAGCCTCCTTGATAGGCGTGACCTCGTGCACGTGTCCGTATTTAAGAGAAGCGAGGAGCTCGTCCTCGTAGCTGAGGACGTGCTTAGGTCAAAAGGGCTGCCTGAGACGCCTCAGAGAGTAGCTGACCTGATGGAATACGTTGTGGTGAACTTCAAGAGCCTAATCGATGACGTAAAGAAGGCGTTCTCTGATAGGCTAGAGCTCGACTTCTTTAAGAGCTCCATTGTTGACGCGGCTAAGCTTCAGGCCTCAGGGCTCAGGGTCTTCAACTGGAACGACTCGCTTTACCTGCGCGGGCTAGCGGAGGAGGCCAAGATACCAGTAGTCCTTCTGTACGCCTACTCCAACGACGAGAAGTTCCACGCCGACTCGCTGAGGCCTAGAGCTGATGAGCTAAGGAAGTATATAAAGGACAAGGTCAGGGATCTCATGAAGGAGGCCGTAAGTTGACCTGAAGCCCTATCCTCTTGCTGACCTCATCTATTAGCTGAGGGCTAACTCGGAGGCCCTGCTTAAGCTCCCCTATAACCTCCTTTAGCAAGTCGCCGTTGTGCGCCAGCTCGTAAGCCAGCCTCTGCGGCCATCCATCGCCTGTCTTTGAGATGCCCTCGAGCGCCTCCTTTACTTTCTCGGGCTCCCAGCTCCTCGCCAGGGCCGCCGCAACCATAACGACGGCGCCTGGGGCCTCATGATGAAGCTCCCACTCGCTCCTCGAGATCACGCCAAACCCCATCTTAGGTATCGCCCCGAAGCCCTTCACAAACTAGCGCTAGTAATACCTCAAATAGAGGGACGGAGTTCGTAAACTGCGGGCGGAAGGCTTGAGCCTCAGGCTCTATGAGGAGGCCAAGGAGGTCCTCGTGGGCGGCGTTAATAGCCCTGTCAGGGCCGCCGTCAGGCCTTACCCGTTCTTCGTCAGGTCAGCTAAGGGGGCTTACCTGTTCACCGAGGACGGCGAGAAGCTCATAGATTACGTACTGGGTTACGGTCCCCTCATACTGGGGCACGCAAACGATTACGTCAGCCGGAGGGTCTTAGAACAGGTCGAAAGGGGCTGGCTCTACGGGGCCCCATCAAGGTCGGAGGTTGAGCTGGCGAGAAAGATAGTAGGCTACGTTATGCCTGGCGGGAAGGTCCGCTTCGTCAACTCAGGGACCGAAGCCACCATGACGGCCATAAGGCTTGCCAGGGGGTATACGAGAAAGACCAAGGTACTGAAGTTCGATGGGTGCTACCACGGCGCCCACGACTACGTCCTAGTTCAGGCGGGAAGCGCTGCCTCAGAGTTCGGGGTCCCTAACAGCCTTGGGGTTCCGCCCCAGGCAGCCTCGCTGACGCTCATAGCCAGGTTCAATGACATAGAATCAGCGGAGAGGGCGGCCAAGTCGGCAGGGGACGACCTGGCGGCAATAATAGTTGAGCCAGTCATAGGTAACATGGGCGTCATACCGCCCGCCAAGGACTTCCTGAAGGCGCTCAGGGAGCTCGCTGACCGTCACGGGGCCCTGTTGATATTCGATGAGGTCATCACGGGCTTCAGGCTCTCGCTGGGCGGGGCCCAGGAGTACTTTGGGGTAAGGGCCGACATAGTGACCCTCGGCAAGATAATAGGCGGAGGGTTCCCCGTGGGGGCTATAGTCGCCAGGAGGGAGATAATGGACATGCTCGCGCCGCTGGGGCAGGTCTTCAACGCGGGCACCTTCAACGCCCACCCAGTCACAATGGCTGCGGGGCTAGCAACCCTTGAGGTCCTCGAGAACGGGGACGGCCTCAGGAGGGCCTCGAGGGCTGCCGAGGAGGTCGCCAAGGCCCTTGAGGCCCCAGGGTACACCGTGAACAGGGTTGAGAGCATGTTCCAGGTCTTCTTCGTCAAGGGGCCTGTTAAGGACGCTGACGACGCCAGGAGGGCTAACAGGGAGCTCTACGCCAGGTTCCATGAGGCCTTGAGGAGGCTGGGGGTGTTCTCGCCGCCGAGCCAGTACGAGTCCTGGTTCACCAGCACAGCCCACGACGAGGAGGCCCTGAGCCTAACAGTTAATGCTGTGGAGGGCGCCCTAAGGGAGCTGAGATGAAGCTAAGGGTCGCGACGAGAGGCAGCAAGCTGAGCTTAGTCCAGGTTAAGATAGTCATGAATTACTTAGCCCATAGGCTTGGGGAAGCCGTAGATTATGAGCTAGTCATAGTCAGGACCAAGGGGGACGAGGTCCTTGACAGGCCCATAAGTCAGATCGGCGTGAAGGGCGCCTTTGAGAAGGAGGTCAACAGGGCTGTCCTTGACAACCTGGCTGACGTTGCCGTGCACAGCCTCAAGGACCTGCCGGGGGAGCTCAGCGGAGGGTTAGCTATAGTAGCGGTTCCCCCGAGGGACCCTCCCAACGACTCCCTCGTCTTCGGCAAGGGCAGGCCCCCTGTAGGCTCCATTGAGGAAATTCCTGAGGGCTCTTCAATAGGCACAGCGAGCGTGAGGAGGTCAGCTTTTGTCCTGGCTCACAACCCTAACGTCAAGGTTAAGCTCGTCAGGGGAAACGTTGACACGAGGGTCAGGAAGCTCATGGAAGGGGAAGTGGATTACCTGGTCCTGGCGGAGGCCGGCCTGCTCAGGCTGAGTATTGAAGTGCCCAGGCTCAGGCTCCCTCTCGACTACTTCCCCCCAGAGCCAGGACAGGGCCTCATAGCTGTCGTAGCGCCTGAGGACTCCCCTGTCGCTAAGAGGCTCTCCGAGGCCTCAGACCCCCTGGCAATGGCGATGGCTATGGCCGAGAGGGAGTTCGTCAGGACGCTCAGGGTGGGCTGCGGCGTTCCGGTGGGCGGCGTGTCCGAGGCGCTGAAGGGCGACCTGATGACGTTCATAGCGGGGGCAGCGAGCCCTGAGGGCGCCTCAATGGCCGTGATAAGGGTAAGAGGCGAGAGGTCGAGGCCTGAGGACCTGGGGAGGAGGGCTGCTGAGGAGTTAAAGAGGTTCCTATGAGGTGCCCTTCTTGAAGGGCAAGGTCATCATAGTGGGGGCCGGACCTGGGGACCCTGGCCTCATCACCGTAAAGGGGCTTGAGGCGCTGAGGAGAGCTGACGTAGTAATCTACGACAGGCTAATACCGAGGGGGCTGCTTAAGGGGGTAAAGCCCGGCTGTGAGCTCATATATGCTGGCAAGCAGCCTGGCCGACACGAGCTTGAGCAGGACGAAATTAACGAGCTGCTCGTTGACAGGGCCTCAAGGGGCCTCCTGGTCGTGAGGCTCAAGGGAGGCGACCCCTACACCTTCGGCAGAGGTGAAGAGGAGTGCGAGTACGTCGTTTCAAGGGGCTTAGAGTGTGAAGTGGTGCCTGGCATTCCAAGCTATGTCGGCGCCGCTGCCTACGCCGGCGCGCCGTTGGCAGGGAGAGTCTACGGGTCAAGCTTTGTCGTTGTCACGGGACGCGTCGCGGGCGGGGAGCCCGAGATGGAGGAGTACCTGAGGAGGCTGAGGGAGCTGGCAAGGCATGTCGACAACGTGGTGGTCCTCATGGGGGTCTCAACCTCGGAGAGGGTTCTCACGGCGCTGGCTGAGGCCAAGGGTCCCTCAGCGCCAGCCCTAGCCATTATGGACGCAACCATGCCGACCCAGAGGTCCCTCGCAGGCACCATAGAGGACCTAGCCAGGTACTCAAGGGAGGGGCTCCTGAGGAACCCCGCCGTCATAATAGTGGGGCCCGCGGCCTTGGCGAGGGACAGGCTTTGGAGGGCGGATGCAGAGCGCTCTACCTAGGCCCCGAGCTCCCGCTGGAGCTCAGGGACCTCAGGTCGCTTACGTGGGTTAAGGCCGTGGTGATAGAGCCGCTTGATGAGGGCCTGAGGGAGTCGGCGAGGCTCATAAGGGAGGGCCTTTATGACTGCGTCGCCTTCACGAGCCCGAGGGGCCCCCTCCTCCTCAGGGGCTTCCTACAGGGCTGGCCGAGCGGGCCGAGGCCGCTGTGCGTGGGCCCAGGCACCGCCAGGGCCTTCTCTGAGGCCTTCGGCCTCCGGTGCTATATGCCGAGGACCTACACTACGGGCTCCTTGGCGTCGCTGGCCCTTGAACTGAACTGCAGGTCGCTACTGACGTTAAGGTCTGAGCAGGGGGACGACGAGCTTGAGGCTGCGGTCAAAGCCAGCGCTAGCGTTCACAGGGTTAACATCTACAGGGAGCGGGTGCTGGCCGACCTAATACCAACTGGGTTCAACGTGGTCATAGCCTCCTCCGCGCTGATCGCCGAGGCTGCCTGCCAGAGGCTTAAGGACACTGTGGACCTGGTCATAGCGATGGGTCCAAAGGCCGCGAGGAAAGCAAAGGAGCTGTGCCCCAAGGCCACAGTAATAGAGCCCCAAGAGCACAGCTTTAAGGCCGTGAGGGAGACGCTAGCCATGTCAGGGTGTAGTTAGTGGCCCTGGTGTTCCATAAGCTGGTTAGCGTTGAGGAGGCGTTGAGGCTCCTTGAGGAGAAGGTTGGCGGCATAAGGCCCCTTGAAGTAATCGAGGTGCCCCTCCTTGAAGCCCAGGGCAAGGTGCTAGCTGAGGACGTGAGGGCCCCTATAGACTATCCTCCCTTTGACAGGTCAACCGTCGATGGCTACGCCGTCAGGTCAGTTGACGTGGCGGGCGCCAGCGAGGTCACGCCTATCTCGTTAAGGGTGACCGGCAAGGTAAGCGTTGGGTCAGCGCCTCTCGG
The uncultured Acidilobus sp. JCHS genome window above contains:
- a CDS encoding bifunctional phosphoglucose/phosphomannose isomerase, which translates into the protein MSVSEGVSVMLKLYGTWPDQLLGSYRDALNVKVPRITPQGIVLCGMGGSGVTADYVLALAAAKGFRVPVFVHKSEGLPPWVTRDHLVIAISYSGNTYETLSCAREARSRGALVGSVTSGGKLGQWAKENGLPLALIEPNYYPRTALGMLIGATLGLLKASGVDLVSDDEVRAAADALRSTSAEEGLVIANAIGDRDVYIIAGCGPFEIIAHRWRQELSENAKVIAKTEFYPESAHNDLVAWQVQHKLRKGFVLIEGGGRLCSVITDMLRGVYEGQGDVTVRVTPRGEGLLAQLLQGSLLGGYVSVYLAQLRGVDPRTTEITGKYKHALEEAGLG
- a CDS encoding HD superfamily phosphohydrolase, whose translation is MGLNSEGRLGAYEPKGVIQDSIHGFIPINDAEYWLLQTPFLRRLHGVKQLGMAFLVFPSARHSRLEHSLGVMHLASMIAAKVASVAKRDQRVCDALASDCDRLAESLIQVARLAGLLHDIGHLAYSHMTEEAVKDLALFAEGRGSRALFEELTNLSGGNLKVHEAYAQVFIDRLLRLASEDPRAGKLKDLEGYLMAAKLSLTGSSTRSGLRVLEDLGLSEGSVKVIHDIISNEIADADRLDYLQRDAQATGIVYGNIDIARLIHGITLTIDPDGRPLLGLDIKSLQTLEDIFDARYKMYRSVYFHHKVLAFSKAITMFMKALSQEWEPGLFPLYGNDSLPSLLLPSRLAEAIMNDAYYFDDSELDYMVKVYAARGQLARRWALSLLDRRDLVHVSVFKRSEELVLVAEDVLRSKGLPETPQRVADLMEYVVVNFKSLIDDVKKAFSDRLELDFFKSSIVDAAKLQASGLRVFNWNDSLYLRGLAEEAKIPVVLLYAYSNDEKFHADSLRPRADELRKYIKDKVRDLMKEAVS
- a CDS encoding glutamate-1-semialdehyde-2,1-aminomutase → MSLRLYEEAKEVLVGGVNSPVRAAVRPYPFFVRSAKGAYLFTEDGEKLIDYVLGYGPLILGHANDYVSRRVLEQVERGWLYGAPSRSEVELARKIVGYVMPGGKVRFVNSGTEATMTAIRLARGYTRKTKVLKFDGCYHGAHDYVLVQAGSAASEFGVPNSLGVPPQAASLTLIARFNDIESAERAAKSAGDDLAAIIVEPVIGNMGVIPPAKDFLKALRELADRHGALLIFDEVITGFRLSLGGAQEYFGVRADIVTLGKIIGGGFPVGAIVARREIMDMLAPLGQVFNAGTFNAHPVTMAAGLATLEVLENGDGLRRASRAAEEVAKALEAPGYTVNRVESMFQVFFVKGPVKDADDARRANRELYARFHEALRRLGVFSPPSQYESWFTSTAHDEEALSLTVNAVEGALRELR
- a CDS encoding porphobilinogen deaminase; amino-acid sequence: MKLRVATRGSKLSLVQVKIVMNYLAHRLGEAVDYELVIVRTKGDEVLDRPISQIGVKGAFEKEVNRAVLDNLADVAVHSLKDLPGELSGGLAIVAVPPRDPPNDSLVFGKGRPPVGSIEEIPEGSSIGTASVRRSAFVLAHNPNVKVKLVRGNVDTRVRKLMEGEVDYLVLAEAGLLRLSIEVPRLRLPLDYFPPEPGQGLIAVVAPEDSPVAKRLSEASDPLAMAMAMAEREFVRTLRVGCGVPVGGVSEALKGDLMTFIAGAASPEGASMAVIRVRGERSRPEDLGRRAAEELKRFL
- a CDS encoding uroporphyrin-III C-methyltransferase, encoding MKGKVIIVGAGPGDPGLITVKGLEALRRADVVIYDRLIPRGLLKGVKPGCELIYAGKQPGRHELEQDEINELLVDRASRGLLVVRLKGGDPYTFGRGEEECEYVVSRGLECEVVPGIPSYVGAAAYAGAPLAGRVYGSSFVVVTGRVAGGEPEMEEYLRRLRELARHVDNVVVLMGVSTSERVLTALAEAKGPSAPALAIMDATMPTQRSLAGTIEDLARYSREGLLRNPAVIIVGPAALARDRLWRADAERST
- a CDS encoding Uroporphyrinogen-III synthase yields the protein MEGGCRALYLGPELPLELRDLRSLTWVKAVVIEPLDEGLRESARLIREGLYDCVAFTSPRGPLLLRGFLQGWPSGPRPLCVGPGTARAFSEAFGLRCYMPRTYTTGSLASLALELNCRSLLTLRSEQGDDELEAAVKASASVHRVNIYRERVLADLIPTGFNVVIASSALIAEAACQRLKDTVDLVIAMGPKAARKAKELCPKATVIEPQEHSFKAVRETLAMSGCS